A genomic region of Vitreoscilla filiformis contains the following coding sequences:
- the truA gene encoding tRNA pseudouridine(38-40) synthase TruA: MSCPDGRPGDAALRRIALGVSYVGHAYHGWQSQPSGRTVQDHLERALAQFAAQPIHTLCAGRTDTGVHGLNQVVHFDTPVQRELFSWVRGTNRYLPPDIAVQWCREVPRRFHARNSARARRYAYVLLESPVRPALEAGRCGWVFRPLDGSAMQAAADRLIGEHDFSSFRSAECQALSPIKQMRRLEVSRRGAYWRFDFEASAFLHHMVRNIMGCLVAVGTGARAPHWMGDVLAARSRDAAAPTFMPDGLYFLGPVYDAELDLPTHVPTHDWLP, encoded by the coding sequence ATGAGTTGTCCTGACGGTAGACCCGGGGATGCGGCGCTGCGCCGCATCGCCTTGGGGGTGAGTTACGTCGGGCACGCTTACCACGGCTGGCAAAGCCAACCCAGCGGGCGCACGGTTCAGGATCACCTGGAGCGTGCGCTCGCACAGTTTGCGGCCCAGCCGATCCACACTTTGTGCGCAGGCCGCACTGACACGGGCGTTCACGGCCTCAACCAAGTCGTGCATTTCGACACGCCCGTGCAGCGCGAGTTGTTTTCCTGGGTGCGCGGCACCAACCGCTATTTGCCGCCGGACATCGCCGTGCAGTGGTGCCGCGAAGTACCTCGGCGCTTTCATGCCCGTAACAGCGCACGGGCCCGGCGTTATGCCTACGTGTTGCTCGAATCCCCCGTGCGGCCAGCGCTGGAGGCGGGGCGCTGCGGTTGGGTGTTCCGCCCGCTGGACGGATCGGCGATGCAGGCAGCAGCCGACCGCTTGATCGGTGAACACGATTTCAGCTCGTTTCGCTCGGCAGAATGCCAGGCCCTGTCGCCCATCAAGCAGATGCGGCGCCTGGAGGTGTCCCGGCGCGGGGCGTACTGGCGCTTCGACTTCGAAGCCAGCGCTTTTTTACACCACATGGTCCGCAACATCATGGGATGCTTGGTGGCGGTGGGCACCGGCGCACGGGCACCGCACTGGATGGGCGACGTGCTGGCTGCCCGCAGCCGCGATGCGGCGGCCCCGACCTTCATGCCCGATGGCCTGTATTTTCTCGGCCCGGTCTACGATGCTGAACTGGATTTGCCAACGCACGTCCCAACGCACGATTGGCTGCCCTGA
- the accD gene encoding acetyl-CoA carboxylase, carboxyltransferase subunit beta, which yields MSWLEKLLPPKIQQKTDTSERRSVPEGLWIKCPACESVLYKTDLQQNLNVCPKCSHHHRIGARERLNGFLDAEGRYEIGQEVLPIDPLKFKDSKKYPERLKAALEDTGETDALVVIGGAVMSVPVVAACFEFDFLGGSMGSVVGERFVRGVETAIEQKVPFISFTATGGARMQEGLFSLMQMAKTNAALTRLAKAKLPYISVLTDPTMGGVSASFAFVGDIVIAEPKALIGFAGPRVIENTVREKLPEGFQRAEFLMQKGAVDMITDRRQLRQTIAHQLAMLQRQSADAVA from the coding sequence ATGAGCTGGCTTGAAAAACTGCTGCCCCCCAAGATTCAGCAAAAGACCGACACGAGCGAGCGCCGCTCGGTGCCCGAGGGCTTGTGGATCAAGTGCCCGGCCTGCGAATCCGTGCTCTACAAGACCGATTTGCAGCAAAACCTCAACGTCTGCCCGAAGTGCAGCCACCATCACCGCATCGGGGCGCGTGAGCGTCTGAACGGCTTTTTGGACGCCGAAGGCCGCTACGAAATCGGCCAAGAGGTGCTGCCCATCGATCCGCTGAAGTTCAAGGACAGCAAAAAGTACCCCGAACGTCTCAAAGCCGCGCTGGAAGACACCGGCGAAACCGACGCCCTGGTGGTGATCGGTGGTGCCGTGATGAGCGTGCCCGTGGTGGCCGCCTGCTTCGAGTTCGACTTCCTGGGTGGCTCGATGGGCTCGGTGGTGGGTGAGCGTTTTGTGCGTGGCGTGGAAACCGCCATCGAACAAAAAGTGCCCTTCATCAGCTTCACCGCCACGGGCGGCGCACGGATGCAAGAAGGGTTGTTCAGCCTGATGCAAATGGCCAAAACCAATGCGGCGCTCACCCGCTTGGCCAAAGCCAAACTGCCTTATATCAGCGTGTTGACCGATCCGACGATGGGTGGCGTGTCCGCCAGCTTCGCGTTTGTGGGGGACATCGTCATCGCTGAACCCAAGGCGCTGATCGGTTTTGCCGGCCCGCGTGTGATCGAAAACACCGTGCGCGAAAAGTTGCCGGAAGGCTTCCAACGCGCCGAATTCCTGATGCAAAAGGGCGCGGTGGACATGATCACGGATCGTCGCCAACTGCGCCAAACCATCGCCCATCAACTGGCGATGTTGCAACGCCAAAGCGCCGACGCGGTCGCCTGA
- a CDS encoding FimV/HubP family polar landmark protein — MPVRRRRSSAWAAITLVTVMGPPVAWQVWCNHQISGCAAREACAHDEQQPCRFSSIAFGRRLEVPLIHGCTSHAFCRRCGGAAGLSSCCFSPDFGQADRSVGPGRTVGGRRGGLTSLSTDEAASLKAGVAPVEVYRSSGVDFSSTLIGAQAKLVRRQDGTSYIRVTGDRSITEPFLDLILNFSWGGGGQLRRSYTLLIDPRPVRRVQPSTPVALSVAPPAPVVAPAPAPVQTTPPVVETQEAPQLVVAPEPAPQPVVAPEPAPQPVVAPESSQPVVTPLPAPVEPPPAGRAAEAASAVTAEVPAPVQTGASVPGMPEITVDVEVESVSSVPSVPRVTPSKPRQSRQSAPTSPVEPPVTVESPSGGGGDYTIKPGDTLARIAQSRGAEGVSLDQMLVSLYHANQDAFVGGNMNRLRAGAVLTLPDAETARSVSPTEARRVVRAHSADFAAFRQSLASTVPVAVEAPTTRPAGSGQVEAAVRDQVAPSGTGDNSRLLLSSGGVKPGVDSPEARASKEAERRASEERRLELSRNVADLGKLTKPGAPGPETSASVASTAAAMGLPALPVTPVLPPASAAASEVDAASAPPLAAIQPLPEAASVPMEAASAASDVAASQPPVAPPAPVARPPEPEDDWLAMLSDFALPIGAGLVTLLMGWGAMRWWRRRRENATETSFSESKLQADSFFGASGGQRVDTRESSAPASSSLSYSLSQLDAIGDVDPVAEADVYLAYGRDLQAEEILKEALRTDPHRLAIRMKLLEVYAKREDVRNFDVQMEEVREITGGLGEEWEHALELGRSLDPANPEYQVSGLGAVVDLDSTTDGLHDDPTPTLPSPHSVSLDDTSSGLELDIDLSSSKFTTLDEAPAPAPRASAPVPLDIPVPAPVPMAPELEPMPMPEPVQAPVPAPAPAPSPSGMLDLNMDDMLSFPALGSTPAPAPAPAPVAAPAPAPKHDDGGLDFDFSSLSLDLGLSPTPAPAPVPTPAAPAVAMAAPVVEPPAPTPAPAPAPAPAAGGEMDMLTFDLSGIDLPAFNTAPTPAPVSVSAPDPLPFAAPAPVPAPEPIPVAEPTMMELDFDIPPTNVEDVLAGVAAAEADAPGDEALTQKIDLAAEFRDIGDDEGARSLLEEVMAGGNAAQRARAQAMLNELS, encoded by the coding sequence ATGCCCGTCCGCCGCAGACGGTCGAGTGCGTGGGCGGCGATCACGCTTGTTACAGTGATGGGGCCGCCTGTCGCTTGGCAGGTGTGGTGCAATCACCAGATTTCTGGCTGTGCTGCACGAGAAGCCTGCGCCCATGACGAGCAGCAGCCGTGCCGCTTCAGTTCTATCGCGTTCGGGAGACGCCTTGAAGTACCCCTCATCCATGGCTGCACGTCACATGCTTTCTGCCGTCGCTGCGGCGGCGCTGCTGGTTTGTCATCCTGTTGCTTCAGCCCTGACTTTGGGCAAGCTGACCGTTCAGTCGGCCCTGGGCGAACCGTTGGTGGCCGACGTGGAGGTCTCACCAGCCTCAGCACTGACGAGGCGGCCTCGCTCAAAGCCGGGGTGGCTCCTGTGGAGGTGTACCGCAGTTCAGGCGTGGACTTCAGCAGCACGCTGATCGGCGCACAGGCCAAGCTGGTGCGGCGCCAGGATGGGACGTCTTACATCCGCGTCACGGGGGATCGTTCGATCACCGAGCCGTTTCTCGACCTGATTTTGAATTTTTCGTGGGGTGGGGGAGGGCAACTGCGCCGCTCCTACACCTTGCTCATTGACCCTCGGCCCGTGAGACGGGTTCAGCCGTCGACGCCTGTGGCGCTGTCGGTGGCGCCCCCGGCGCCTGTGGTTGCACCTGCGCCTGCACCCGTGCAGACCACCCCCCCGGTGGTAGAAACACAGGAAGCGCCCCAGTTGGTGGTGGCGCCTGAGCCTGCCCCACAACCCGTGGTTGCGCCTGAACCGGCACCGCAGCCGGTGGTGGCCCCTGAGTCATCCCAACCGGTGGTGACACCGCTGCCAGCACCGGTCGAACCGCCGCCTGCCGGGCGTGCTGCCGAAGCTGCATCGGCGGTCACCGCAGAGGTGCCCGCTCCGGTGCAAACTGGTGCCAGCGTGCCTGGCATGCCAGAGATCACCGTCGATGTGGAAGTCGAGTCGGTGTCTTCGGTGCCCTCGGTGCCACGTGTGACGCCTTCCAAACCACGCCAGTCCCGTCAGAGTGCGCCGACTTCGCCTGTGGAGCCACCGGTCACGGTTGAGAGCCCGTCAGGCGGCGGTGGGGACTACACCATCAAGCCAGGGGATACCTTGGCACGCATCGCCCAAAGCCGGGGGGCCGAAGGGGTGTCGCTGGATCAGATGCTGGTCAGCCTGTACCACGCCAATCAAGATGCGTTTGTGGGCGGCAACATGAACCGCCTGCGGGCCGGTGCTGTCTTGACGCTGCCTGATGCCGAGACCGCACGCAGCGTGTCGCCTACCGAGGCCCGCCGCGTGGTGCGGGCCCACAGCGCCGACTTTGCCGCCTTCCGCCAATCGCTGGCCAGCACGGTGCCGGTGGCGGTCGAGGCACCAACGACGCGCCCAGCGGGCAGTGGCCAAGTCGAAGCGGCTGTGCGTGACCAAGTGGCGCCGTCGGGCACGGGGGACAACTCGCGCCTGCTGCTGTCCAGTGGCGGTGTCAAGCCGGGGGTGGATTCGCCCGAAGCGCGTGCTTCCAAAGAAGCAGAACGCCGGGCGTCCGAAGAGCGTCGGTTGGAGTTGAGCCGCAATGTGGCCGACTTGGGCAAACTCACCAAACCCGGCGCGCCTGGCCCGGAAACCAGCGCATCGGTGGCGTCGACGGCAGCGGCCATGGGCCTGCCAGCGTTGCCAGTGACGCCGGTTTTGCCGCCGGCCAGTGCGGCAGCGTCCGAGGTAGATGCCGCCAGCGCCCCGCCGCTGGCGGCCATCCAACCGCTGCCTGAAGCGGCGTCGGTCCCGATGGAAGCTGCCTCGGCGGCTTCGGACGTGGCCGCCTCCCAGCCTCCCGTGGCGCCACCTGCACCCGTAGCCCGGCCACCTGAGCCGGAAGACGACTGGCTGGCGATGTTGTCCGATTTCGCCCTGCCCATCGGGGCGGGCTTGGTGACGTTGCTCATGGGGTGGGGGGCCATGCGCTGGTGGCGCCGCCGGCGCGAGAACGCCACCGAAACATCGTTCTCTGAAAGCAAGCTGCAAGCCGATTCATTCTTCGGCGCCAGCGGTGGGCAGCGCGTGGACACCCGCGAAAGCAGCGCGCCGGCATCGAGTTCGTTGAGTTACTCGCTGAGCCAGTTGGATGCGATCGGCGACGTGGATCCCGTGGCCGAGGCCGACGTTTACTTGGCCTATGGCCGGGATCTCCAAGCCGAGGAAATTCTCAAGGAAGCCCTACGCACCGATCCGCACCGTTTGGCCATCCGCATGAAACTGTTGGAGGTGTACGCCAAGCGTGAGGACGTGCGCAACTTCGACGTTCAGATGGAGGAGGTGCGCGAGATCACCGGTGGTTTGGGTGAGGAGTGGGAGCACGCGCTGGAGCTGGGGCGCTCGCTTGACCCAGCCAATCCGGAGTATCAAGTGTCCGGCTTGGGCGCCGTGGTCGATCTGGATTCAACCACCGACGGCCTGCACGACGATCCGACGCCGACATTGCCGTCGCCGCATTCGGTGTCGCTGGATGACACGTCCAGCGGGTTGGAGCTGGACATCGATCTGTCGTCCAGCAAGTTCACCACCCTGGATGAGGCCCCGGCCCCCGCACCAAGAGCCTCTGCACCGGTTCCGCTGGACATTCCGGTGCCCGCGCCCGTTCCAATGGCGCCTGAGCTGGAGCCGATGCCCATGCCAGAGCCTGTGCAGGCGCCTGTTCCGGCCCCCGCACCGGCCCCGAGCCCTTCGGGCATGCTCGATCTGAACATGGACGACATGCTGTCGTTCCCTGCCCTTGGCAGCACTCCCGCGCCAGCGCCTGCACCCGCCCCTGTGGCGGCGCCAGCGCCTGCGCCCAAGCATGACGATGGTGGGTTGGATTTTGATTTCAGCAGCCTGTCCCTCGATTTGGGCCTGAGCCCGACACCGGCGCCTGCCCCTGTCCCCACGCCAGCCGCCCCTGCCGTGGCCATGGCTGCGCCTGTGGTCGAACCTCCTGCGCCGACTCCAGCCCCAGCCCCAGCGCCTGCCCCGGCTGCTGGCGGGGAAATGGACATGCTGACGTTCGACCTGTCTGGCATCGACCTGCCGGCGTTCAACACCGCGCCGACCCCGGCACCGGTGTCCGTGTCGGCGCCTGATCCACTGCCGTTTGCTGCACCGGCACCCGTGCCAGCGCCAGAACCCATCCCCGTGGCCGAGCCCACGATGATGGAGCTGGATTTCGACATTCCACCGACCAACGTCGAGGATGTGTTGGCAGGCGTGGCCGCAGCCGAAGCGGATGCGCCTGGAGATGAAGCGCTGACACAGAAGATCGATCTGGCCGCCGAATTCCGTGATATTGGCGATGACGAGGGTGCCCGCTCGCTGCTCGAAGAGGTCATGGCCGGCGGCAACGCAGCCCAGCGCGCACGGGCTCAGGCCATGCTCAATGAGTTGTCCTGA
- a CDS encoding phosphoribosylanthranilate isomerase produces the protein MNVPDIHRTRIKICGLTREVDVDEAVACGADAIGFVLYERSPRHVTPQRAAELVRRLPPFVMPVCLLVNASPELLAATLDAVPNALLQFHGDETPEACRVSGRPYLRAARMAPGFDLLDFAARHPDATGLLLDAHVEGYGGGGKVFDWSLIPANVPCPVVLSGGLNPANVIDGVMALRPWAVDVSSGVESAKGIKDAALMRRFCEAVREADARIADSLT, from the coding sequence ATGAACGTTCCAGACATCCACCGCACCCGCATCAAAATCTGTGGCCTCACACGCGAAGTCGATGTGGACGAGGCGGTGGCCTGCGGGGCGGACGCCATCGGTTTCGTGCTGTACGAACGCAGCCCGCGCCATGTCACCCCGCAGCGTGCGGCCGAATTGGTGCGCCGCTTGCCGCCTTTCGTCATGCCGGTGTGTTTGCTGGTGAACGCCAGCCCCGAGTTGCTGGCCGCCACGCTGGACGCTGTGCCCAACGCCCTGCTGCAATTCCACGGCGACGAAACGCCCGAAGCTTGCCGCGTTTCTGGCCGCCCGTACTTGCGCGCCGCTCGCATGGCGCCCGGCTTCGATTTGCTAGACTTCGCCGCCCGCCACCCCGATGCCACCGGCCTCCTGCTCGATGCGCATGTGGAAGGTTATGGCGGCGGTGGAAAGGTGTTCGATTGGTCACTCATTCCTGCAAACGTGCCCTGTCCGGTCGTTTTGTCTGGTGGGTTGAATCCTGCAAACGTGATCGATGGGGTGATGGCGCTGCGGCCTTGGGCCGTGGACGTCAGCTCCGGCGTTGAATCGGCCAAGGGCATCAAGGATGCTGCGCTGATGCGCCGATTTTGCGAGGCGGTGCGCGAGGCTGATGCCCGCATCGCCGATTCGCTCACCTGA
- the folC gene encoding bifunctional tetrahydrofolate synthase/dihydrofolate synthase: MTTDFAAPQTLADWLAHCERLHPKTIDMTLDRVAAVRDRLGLRFQVPVIAVAGTNGKGSTCAMLDSIARAAGWRVGLYSKPHLVHFTERCRLLGEQIAPEALVPHFAAVEAARGDTTLTYFEFTTLAIARALAEAELDLVILEVGLGGRLDAVNIFDADCAVITSIDIDHVDYLGPDRESIGREKAGILRAGRPAIIADPVPPASVLAVGEQLGADLWLVGRDFNHSGDRQQWSWAGRGRRFHALGHPALRGANQLLNASAAIAALEALREPVPVTAQAIRQGLAMVELPGRFQIVPGQPTLVLDVAHNAQSVAALALNLDQMGFAPRTHAVFGAMHDKDLAAIVQRMNPLVDAWYLTDLPLPRAAKAQELVEVIAPMAAARGVAPPATWASFACPTEALAAAVAAADPADRIVVFGSFYTVGGVLEEGLPRLSAPHQP, from the coding sequence ATGACGACCGATTTCGCCGCCCCCCAAACCCTGGCCGACTGGCTGGCTCACTGCGAGCGCCTGCATCCCAAAACCATCGACATGACGTTGGATCGCGTCGCTGCTGTGCGGGATCGCTTGGGCCTGCGCTTTCAGGTGCCTGTGATTGCCGTGGCCGGCACCAACGGCAAAGGCTCGACCTGCGCCATGCTGGACAGCATCGCCCGCGCCGCCGGTTGGCGTGTGGGGTTGTACAGCAAGCCGCATCTGGTGCATTTCACCGAGCGTTGCCGCTTGTTGGGCGAGCAGATCGCGCCCGAAGCTCTGGTGCCGCACTTCGCCGCCGTGGAGGCCGCACGCGGGGACACGACGCTGACCTATTTCGAATTCACCACCCTGGCCATCGCCCGGGCGCTGGCCGAAGCGGAGCTGGACTTGGTGATTTTGGAAGTCGGCCTCGGTGGGCGCTTGGACGCGGTGAACATTTTTGATGCCGATTGCGCCGTCATCACCAGCATCGACATCGACCACGTCGATTACCTCGGCCCGGATCGCGAAAGCATTGGCCGGGAAAAGGCGGGCATCTTGCGCGCTGGGCGCCCGGCGATCATCGCCGACCCGGTGCCACCGGCCAGCGTGTTGGCGGTGGGCGAGCAGCTTGGCGCCGATCTGTGGCTTGTCGGGCGCGATTTCAACCATTCGGGCGACCGCCAGCAGTGGAGCTGGGCCGGGCGCGGGCGGCGGTTCCATGCGCTGGGCCATCCGGCGTTGCGTGGCGCCAACCAGTTGCTGAACGCTTCGGCGGCGATTGCCGCTCTCGAAGCCCTGCGCGAGCCAGTGCCGGTGACGGCGCAAGCGATTCGCCAGGGCTTGGCCATGGTCGAATTGCCGGGGCGTTTCCAGATCGTGCCGGGCCAGCCGACGCTGGTGCTGGACGTGGCGCACAACGCCCAAAGCGTGGCTGCACTGGCGCTCAACCTCGACCAAATGGGGTTTGCTCCGCGCACCCACGCCGTGTTCGGCGCCATGCACGACAAGGACTTGGCCGCCATCGTGCAACGCATGAACCCGCTGGTGGATGCGTGGTACCTGACCGATTTGCCCCTGCCGCGTGCCGCCAAGGCCCAGGAGCTGGTGGAGGTGATCGCCCCGATGGCCGCCGCACGCGGCGTGGCACCGCCGGCCACGTGGGCGAGCTTTGCGTGCCCGACCGAGGCCTTGGCCGCTGCCGTGGCGGCGGCAGACCCGGCTGATAGAATCGTTGTATTCGGCTCGTTCTACACAGTCGGCGGCGTCTTGGAAGAGGGTTTACCCCGACTGAGTGCGCCGCATCAACCCTGA
- the leuB gene encoding 3-isopropylmalate dehydrogenase, whose amino-acid sequence MSMKIAVMPGDGIGTEIVAEAVRVLNLLELPLEMETALVGGAAYEAHGHPLPESTLKLAQESDAILFGAVGDWKYDKLDRPLRPEQAILGLRKALGLFANFRPALCYEQLTHASSLKPELVAGLDILIIRELTGDIYFGQPRGRRIATDGHFPGAEEAFDTMRYSKPEIERIAHVAFQAARKRNKKVTSVDKANVLETFQFWKDVVTEVHKEYPDVELEHMYVDNAAMQLVKAPKKFDVLFTGNMFGDILSDEAAMLTGSIGMLPSASLNAKGQGLYEPSHGSAPDIAGKGIANPLATILSAAMMLRFSLQQPEAADRIESAVRAVLAAGYRTADIWSEGTQKVSTREMGDAVVAAITGKTIKS is encoded by the coding sequence ATGAGCATGAAGATTGCCGTGATGCCGGGTGATGGCATCGGTACCGAGATCGTGGCCGAGGCCGTGCGCGTGCTGAACCTGCTGGAGCTGCCGCTGGAGATGGAAACCGCCTTGGTGGGCGGTGCCGCCTACGAGGCTCACGGCCACCCGCTGCCCGAATCGACGCTGAAACTGGCGCAGGAATCTGACGCCATCCTGTTCGGCGCCGTGGGCGATTGGAAATATGACAAGCTGGATCGCCCGCTGCGTCCTGAGCAAGCCATCCTGGGCCTGCGCAAAGCGCTGGGCCTGTTCGCCAACTTCCGCCCGGCGCTGTGCTACGAGCAACTCACCCACGCTTCGAGCTTGAAGCCCGAGCTGGTGGCCGGCCTCGACATCCTCATCATCCGTGAGCTGACCGGCGACATCTACTTCGGCCAGCCGCGTGGCCGCCGCATCGCCACCGATGGCCACTTCCCCGGTGCCGAGGAAGCCTTCGACACGATGCGTTATTCCAAGCCGGAAATCGAGCGCATCGCCCATGTGGCTTTCCAGGCGGCACGCAAGCGCAACAAGAAGGTCACGTCGGTGGACAAGGCCAACGTGCTGGAAACCTTCCAGTTCTGGAAAGATGTGGTGACCGAAGTCCACAAGGAATACCCGGACGTCGAGCTGGAGCACATGTACGTGGACAACGCCGCCATGCAACTGGTGAAGGCGCCCAAGAAGTTCGACGTGCTGTTCACCGGCAACATGTTCGGCGACATCCTGAGCGACGAAGCGGCGATGCTGACGGGCTCCATCGGCATGCTGCCTTCGGCCAGCTTGAACGCCAAGGGCCAGGGCCTGTACGAACCCAGCCACGGCAGCGCGCCGGACATCGCCGGTAAGGGCATTGCAAACCCGCTGGCTACAATCCTGTCTGCTGCCATGATGCTCCGTTTCTCACTCCAACAGCCTGAAGCCGCCGACCGAATCGAGTCGGCTGTGCGCGCTGTGCTGGCGGCGGGCTACCGCACCGCCGACATCTGGAGCGAGGGCACCCAGAAGGTGAGCACGCGCGAGATGGGTGATGCCGTGGTTGCGGCCATCACCGGTAAAACCATTAAGAGCTGA
- the trpA gene encoding tryptophan synthase subunit alpha, whose translation MSRIAATFAALNAAGRKALIPYVCAGDPYPDATVDVLHALAAGGADVIELGVPFSDPMADGPVIQKAAERALAHHIGMVPVLDYVRAFRQTNTTTPVVLMGYANPVERYDQKHGPDAFVKNAAEAGVDGVLIVDYPPEECAEFSAKLKAHGLDLIFLLAPTSTEKRMQQVGAIATGYVYYVSLKGVTGAGHLDTDAVAQAVPRIRQHVKVPVGVGFGIRDAASAQAVGRVSDGVVIGSRLIQILEAQPREGVAAAAQGFLSEIRSALDAL comes from the coding sequence ATGAGCCGCATCGCAGCCACATTTGCCGCACTGAACGCAGCGGGCCGCAAGGCGCTGATTCCCTACGTCTGCGCCGGTGACCCGTACCCGGACGCCACGGTGGACGTGCTGCACGCCCTGGCCGCTGGCGGCGCGGATGTGATCGAGTTGGGCGTGCCCTTCTCCGATCCGATGGCCGATGGCCCGGTGATTCAGAAAGCCGCTGAGCGTGCCTTGGCCCACCACATTGGCATGGTGCCGGTGCTGGACTACGTGCGTGCGTTCCGCCAAACCAACACCACCACGCCCGTGGTGCTGATGGGCTACGCCAACCCGGTTGAGCGCTACGACCAGAAGCACGGCCCCGACGCTTTCGTGAAAAATGCCGCCGAAGCCGGCGTGGATGGCGTGCTGATCGTCGATTACCCGCCTGAGGAGTGCGCCGAGTTTTCGGCCAAACTCAAGGCCCACGGCCTCGACCTCATCTTCTTGCTGGCGCCGACCTCGACGGAAAAGCGGATGCAGCAAGTGGGGGCAATCGCAACGGGGTACGTTTACTACGTTTCCCTCAAGGGTGTGACGGGCGCGGGCCATCTGGACACCGACGCGGTCGCGCAAGCGGTGCCCCGCATTCGTCAACATGTGAAGGTGCCGGTGGGCGTAGGCTTCGGCATTCGGGATGCGGCGTCGGCGCAAGCGGTGGGCCGGGTGTCCGATGGCGTGGTGATTGGCTCGCGCCTGATCCAGATTTTGGAAGCCCAACCCCGCGAAGGCGTGGCCGCCGCCGCGCAAGGCTTTTTGAGTGAGATTCGCAGCGCGCTCGACGCGCTGTGA
- the asd gene encoding aspartate-semialdehyde dehydrogenase, with protein MALVGLVGWRGMVGSVLMDRMQAEGDFAHFEPLFFSTSNAGGAAPSMAKNETTLQDAFNIDALKRCDIILTAQGGDYTNEVYPKLRAAGWNGHWIDAASSLRMKNDAVIVLDPVNMPVIKDALAKGGKDWIGGNCTVSCMLMGVGALYKAGLVEWMSTQTYQAASGGGAQHMRELLTQFGTLNAEVKDLLADPKSAILEIDRKIIGKQRSLTAVETANFGVPLGGSLIPWIDKDLGNGQSREEWKGMAETNKILGLGEGFGSAAIPVDGFCVRIGAMRCHSQALTFKLKKDVPVADIEAMIAADNEWVKVVPNTREATIQDLTPVATTGTLTIPVGRIRKLAMGPEYVGAFTIGDQLLWGAAEPLRRMLRILLDK; from the coding sequence ATGGCACTCGTAGGTCTGGTTGGCTGGCGCGGCATGGTCGGCTCCGTTCTGATGGATCGGATGCAGGCGGAAGGCGACTTCGCGCACTTTGAACCCCTGTTCTTCTCCACCTCCAACGCCGGCGGCGCTGCCCCCAGCATGGCGAAGAACGAAACCACGCTGCAAGATGCGTTCAACATCGACGCCCTGAAGCGCTGCGACATCATCCTCACCGCCCAAGGCGGTGACTACACCAACGAGGTGTACCCCAAGCTGCGCGCCGCAGGCTGGAACGGCCACTGGATCGACGCCGCTTCCTCGCTGCGCATGAAGAATGACGCCGTGATCGTGCTCGATCCGGTGAACATGCCCGTCATCAAGGACGCGCTGGCCAAGGGCGGCAAGGACTGGATCGGCGGCAACTGCACCGTCTCCTGCATGTTGATGGGTGTGGGTGCGCTCTACAAGGCCGGTCTGGTCGAGTGGATGAGCACGCAAACCTACCAAGCCGCTTCTGGCGGCGGCGCCCAGCACATGCGCGAACTGCTGACCCAGTTCGGCACCCTGAACGCCGAAGTGAAGGATCTGCTGGCGGATCCGAAGAGTGCCATCCTGGAAATCGACCGCAAGATCATCGGCAAGCAGCGCAGCCTGACCGCCGTTGAGACCGCCAACTTCGGCGTGCCGCTGGGGGGGTCGCTCATCCCTTGGATCGACAAGGATCTGGGCAACGGCCAGAGCCGCGAAGAGTGGAAGGGCATGGCCGAAACCAACAAAATCCTGGGTCTGGGCGAGGGCTTCGGCTCGGCGGCCATTCCGGTGGATGGTTTCTGCGTGCGCATCGGCGCGATGCGCTGCCACTCGCAAGCCCTGACCTTCAAGCTGAAGAAGGACGTGCCCGTGGCCGACATCGAGGCCATGATCGCCGCCGACAACGAGTGGGTGAAGGTCGTGCCCAACACCCGCGAAGCCACCATTCAGGATTTGACCCCGGTGGCCACCACTGGCACGCTGACCATCCCGGTGGGCCGCATCCGCAAGCTGGCCATGGGGCCGGAATACGTGGGCGCGTTCACCATCGGCGATCAACTGCTGTGGGGTGCCGCCGAGCCGCTGCGTCGCATGCTGCGGATCCTGCTGGACAAGTGA
- a CDS encoding SPOR domain-containing protein yields the protein MEALSHLKSTLRAWPGRLRARWRRPAPAYSASASELARTRARRRWIGTAMLCVLGVIVLPMVFEGKPRPASQNLVAPVPAPVPEVAVTGRGATQDGRYVVQLGPFPDDAQARNVRLQIETLGIKTYAQVLEANGVRRVRVRVGPFGSKAEADKVAHRLKAAGWSGSVVAL from the coding sequence ATGGAAGCTCTCTCCCATCTGAAGTCAACGTTGCGAGCGTGGCCCGGTCGCCTTCGCGCCCGCTGGCGTCGGCCAGCCCCCGCCTATTCGGCCAGCGCGTCTGAGCTGGCGCGCACCCGCGCCCGGCGCCGCTGGATCGGCACCGCCATGCTGTGCGTGCTGGGCGTGATCGTGCTGCCCATGGTGTTCGAAGGCAAACCGCGCCCAGCTTCCCAAAACCTGGTGGCCCCAGTGCCTGCACCCGTGCCCGAAGTGGCCGTGACGGGTCGCGGTGCCACCCAAGATGGCCGTTACGTGGTGCAGTTGGGGCCCTTTCCGGACGATGCACAGGCCCGTAACGTGCGTTTGCAAATTGAAACCCTGGGCATCAAGACCTATGCCCAGGTGCTGGAAGCCAATGGCGTCCGCCGTGTGCGGGTGCGTGTCGGGCCGTTCGGCAGCAAAGCCGAGGCCGACAAAGTGGCTCACCGACTCAAAGCCGCTGGATGGAGCGGCAGCGTGGTGGCGCTGTGA